A genomic window from Candidatus Saccharibacteria bacterium includes:
- a CDS encoding ABC transporter ATP-binding protein — MTVVLVFVIASTAFAIASPKIMGHATNHIVDDYVSMKTYDTIMEKLPDGTTLPKGTTGADIINRMSASDLAKIPSSQLDSIKSLDLSARPSFHFDAIRDIVILLLGLYLLSALFSYIQGWIMTNITQKVTYNLRRDISSKINRLPLSYFDKRTYGEVLSRVTNDVDTISQTLNQSLSQIVTSVVMIIGITAMMVSISWVLTLIIILVLPISFIFIRIITKRSQVQFVRQQELLGNINGHVEEMYAGHQVMRVFNGEKASVAKFNAINDKLYHSAWRAQFFSGLMFPLMNLIGNLGYVGVTVVGGWLAINGHIKIGDIQAFIQYVQQFNQPITQTANVANVLQSTAAAAERVFEFLDETEQSADALNPTNIEDIKGQVVFDNVVFGYDPKKPVIKGLSATIEPGHRIAIVGPTGAGKTTLVNLLMRFYEVGSGDITIDGVSIKNMKREDVRQLFGMVLQDTWLFSGTIRDNITYGAPEATEDQMIATAKEAHVDHFVHSLPGGYDMELNEEANNISQGEKQLLTIARAMLAKTPMLILDEATSSVDTRTEVLIQKAMDNLMKNKTSFVIAHRLSTIRDADLILVMKDGNVIEQGDHHSLMQQNGFYAGLYNSQFAGATE, encoded by the coding sequence ATGACGGTGGTTTTGGTGTTTGTTATCGCTAGCACCGCATTTGCAATCGCCAGTCCAAAAATTATGGGTCATGCCACAAACCACATAGTTGATGACTATGTCAGTATGAAGACCTACGATACCATTATGGAAAAACTGCCTGATGGTACTACGTTGCCCAAAGGCACGACTGGCGCAGATATTATCAACCGTATGTCAGCGTCAGATCTCGCTAAAATCCCCAGCAGCCAGCTAGATTCAATCAAGTCGCTTGATCTCAGTGCACGCCCAAGTTTTCATTTTGATGCTATCCGCGATATCGTGATCTTACTGCTCGGCCTCTACCTATTGAGCGCGCTGTTTAGTTATATCCAAGGCTGGATCATGACCAACATCACCCAGAAAGTGACATACAACTTGCGCCGTGATATTTCTAGTAAAATCAATCGCCTACCGCTCAGTTATTTCGATAAACGGACATATGGCGAGGTTCTCAGTCGGGTGACTAACGATGTCGATACTATTTCACAGACGCTCAATCAAAGTTTGTCTCAAATTGTTACGTCGGTCGTTATGATTATTGGCATCACTGCTATGATGGTTTCAATTAGCTGGGTACTGACGCTTATTATTATACTGGTTCTACCTATTAGTTTTATATTTATTAGGATAATTACAAAGAGGTCCCAGGTGCAATTTGTGCGTCAGCAGGAACTGCTGGGTAACATTAATGGGCATGTCGAGGAAATGTATGCTGGACATCAAGTGATGCGCGTCTTTAACGGCGAAAAAGCCTCTGTCGCAAAATTCAATGCCATTAATGACAAACTGTACCATAGTGCCTGGCGAGCTCAGTTCTTTTCTGGATTGATGTTTCCATTGATGAACCTCATTGGTAATTTGGGGTATGTTGGTGTTACTGTTGTGGGCGGATGGCTAGCCATTAATGGTCATATCAAAATTGGCGATATCCAAGCTTTTATCCAGTACGTACAACAGTTCAATCAACCGATTACACAAACGGCTAATGTAGCAAACGTGTTGCAGTCGACCGCAGCAGCGGCAGAGCGTGTATTTGAGTTCCTCGATGAGACAGAGCAGTCTGCCGACGCTTTGAACCCTACCAATATCGAAGATATCAAGGGTCAAGTTGTATTCGATAATGTCGTGTTTGGGTATGATCCGAAAAAGCCGGTGATTAAAGGTCTCTCCGCGACGATCGAACCAGGCCATCGGATTGCGATTGTCGGTCCAACTGGTGCCGGCAAGACGACGCTGGTGAATCTATTGATGCGCTTTTACGAAGTCGGCAGCGGCGACATTACGATTGATGGCGTTAGTATTAAAAATATGAAACGCGAAGACGTGCGCCAGCTATTTGGCATGGTGTTGCAGGATACTTGGCTATTTAGTGGTACGATTCGTGACAATATCACCTATGGCGCTCCGGAGGCAACCGAGGATCAAATGATCGCCACCGCCAAAGAAGCGCATGTTGATCACTTTGTCCATTCGTTGCCGGGAGGTTACGACATGGAATTGAACGAGGAGGCCAATAATATTTCCCAGGGCGAGAAACAGCTGCTGACGATCGCTCGGGCGATGCTCGCTAAAACGCCGATGTTGATACTGGACGAAGCTACCAGCTCGGTCGATACACGTACCGAAGTGCTGATTCAAAAAGCCATGGATAACCTCATGAAGAATAAAACGAGTTTTGTGATTGCCCATCGGCTATCAACCATTCGCGATGCTGATCTCATCCTGGTCATGAAAGATGGCAACGTGATCGAGCAGGGCGATCATCATTCCTTGATGCAACAAAACGGTTTTTATGCCGGTCTATACAACAGCCAATTTGCCGGTGCCACAGAATAA
- a CDS encoding rhodanese-related sulfurtransferase, producing MQKILLYYKFAPLSDPEVVRLWQKALCTRLNLKGRILVSPHGLNGTVGGEMKDLKEYIKETKMYPAFKNTVFKWSEGSRDDFPRLKVKNRRELVGFQNSEDEFDVDMDGVIGGGQHIKPRQVNEMVEKYGDDIVFFDGRNEHEASIGKFKNAIVPNTNTSRDFIAELESDKYDDIKDKKVITYCTGGIRCEVISAMMKKRGFKDVYQIDGGIVKYGEEYGDDGLWEGSLYVFDNRMATEFSDHAKKIGECIHCGGKTSNFKNCALPTCNLLMLVCDTCKADPDLLFHTTACKAKYKTKTAA from the coding sequence ATGCAAAAGATATTGCTGTACTATAAATTCGCTCCTTTGTCAGATCCAGAGGTGGTGAGACTATGGCAAAAAGCTCTCTGTACTCGTCTCAATCTAAAGGGTCGTATATTAGTGTCGCCTCATGGACTTAACGGTACGGTGGGTGGTGAGATGAAAGATCTCAAAGAATACATCAAAGAAACTAAAATGTATCCGGCATTTAAAAACACAGTATTTAAATGGTCGGAAGGTTCTCGTGACGACTTTCCTCGCCTAAAGGTAAAAAACCGTCGAGAGCTAGTCGGTTTTCAAAATAGCGAAGATGAATTTGATGTCGATATGGACGGTGTAATTGGTGGTGGTCAACACATTAAACCGCGCCAGGTAAACGAAATGGTTGAAAAATATGGCGATGACATCGTGTTCTTTGACGGTCGTAACGAGCATGAGGCGAGTATTGGCAAGTTCAAAAACGCTATCGTACCAAATACCAACACCTCGCGTGATTTCATTGCCGAACTAGAATCGGACAAATACGATGATATCAAAGACAAAAAAGTCATTACCTATTGTACGGGCGGAATTCGCTGCGAGGTGATCAGTGCCATGATGAAAAAGCGCGGCTTCAAAGACGTTTATCAAATTGATGGCGGCATCGTCAAATACGGCGAAGAATATGGTGATGATGGTCTGTGGGAAGGCTCGCTCTATGTGTTTGACAACCGTATGGCCACGGAATTTAGCGACCACGCCAAAAAAATTGGCGAATGCATCCATTGCGGCGGCAAAACCAGTAATTTCAAAAACTGCGCCCTACCGACCTGCAATCTCCTCATGCTCGTTTGTGATACCTGTAAAGCTGATCCAGATTTGCTATTTCATACTACGGCATGTAAAGCCAAATATAAGACCAAAACAGCTGCTTAG
- a CDS encoding alpha-amylase, translating into MIKCNRLYEINTATYLRKLSARYGRTITLASIPDEEIARIADSDFDAVWLMGIWRRSRAAVELALANQPLINEARALLPDFTIDDIVGSAYSIQSYEINEQLGNEAELAQLRQKLSAYGLGLILDFVPNHTGFDHDWITTRPDNYIMGDQEQLSNHPDQYRQRGDHIIANGRDPKLGSWSDVAQLNAFSPSYRESSVETLNHIASLCDGVRCDMAMLLTNEIFAGTWGASAGPAPEIEYWSEVISAVRNVNPDFLFIAECYWKTNALLLGQGFDYCYDKDLYDLLVKGSAAEIVDHLVKTNGIAAHQVYFIENHDEPRAATAFTIEKQKAAAYIVNSLPGLHLVYDGQTTGYTAKIPVHLGREPDLPVNHNLADYYDRLLRRSIDSNLTWRNLEGSPILIGSNNIGIHSLVNYSNKPVEVDIATLSMDPNSFKPLTGSDELSFNDNTLTLVPWQVVETHTI; encoded by the coding sequence GTGATTAAATGTAACCGACTGTATGAGATAAACACTGCGACCTACTTGCGGAAATTATCTGCTCGATATGGTCGGACCATTACTCTAGCCAGTATTCCGGATGAAGAAATCGCCAGGATTGCAGATAGCGACTTTGACGCCGTCTGGTTAATGGGCATCTGGCGACGCAGCCGCGCAGCAGTTGAATTGGCGCTAGCAAACCAACCACTAATCAACGAGGCCCGCGCCCTATTACCAGATTTCACGATAGACGATATCGTCGGCTCGGCCTATTCGATCCAGTCATACGAGATAAACGAACAACTCGGCAACGAGGCAGAACTAGCGCAGTTGCGACAAAAATTATCCGCCTATGGATTAGGCCTGATTCTCGATTTCGTACCGAATCACACTGGTTTTGACCACGACTGGATCACGACACGACCGGATAACTATATTATGGGCGATCAGGAACAGCTATCTAATCACCCAGATCAATACCGTCAACGTGGCGATCATATTATCGCTAATGGGCGCGACCCTAAACTCGGTAGCTGGTCCGATGTCGCCCAGCTCAACGCTTTTTCACCGTCATATCGCGAGTCTAGCGTCGAAACCCTGAATCATATTGCCTCGTTATGCGACGGCGTGCGCTGTGACATGGCGATGTTGCTGACCAATGAAATTTTTGCTGGTACGTGGGGTGCGAGTGCTGGTCCAGCTCCCGAGATCGAATACTGGTCAGAAGTCATCTCGGCAGTCCGTAACGTCAATCCAGACTTTTTATTCATCGCCGAATGTTATTGGAAAACCAATGCCTTGCTCCTCGGCCAAGGATTTGACTATTGCTATGACAAGGACCTTTATGATTTATTAGTCAAAGGTTCAGCAGCCGAAATCGTTGATCACCTAGTGAAAACTAATGGTATCGCTGCGCATCAAGTTTATTTCATTGAAAACCACGATGAACCACGTGCCGCGACAGCCTTTACTATAGAAAAGCAAAAGGCCGCCGCCTATATTGTCAACTCGTTGCCCGGTCTCCATTTGGTATACGACGGACAAACGACTGGTTATACGGCTAAAATCCCCGTTCACCTGGGGCGTGAACCGGACCTACCCGTCAACCACAATCTAGCCGACTATTACGATAGGTTGCTACGAAGGTCCATTGATTCTAATCTGACCTGGAGAAATCTCGAGGGTTCTCCAATCCTCATCGGCTCTAATAATATAGGGATACATTCTCTCGTAAACTACAGTAACAAACCCGTCGAAGTTGATATAGCTACACTTTCCATGGATCCAAATAGTTTCAAACCGCTCACTGGATCAGACGAATTGTCATTTAACGACAACACTCTGACGTTAGTGCCGTGGCAAGTAGTGGAAACTCACACTATCTAA